From the Dendrosporobacter quercicolus genome, one window contains:
- a CDS encoding pro-sigmaK processing inhibitor BofA family protein, translating to MPAFIGELNVVFAYAFGIILIYLIGRMFLMPLKLVFRLIYNGIIGGIMLWIVNLIGGYFDFNIGINAITALIAGFLGIPGVILLILFKIFIA from the coding sequence ATGCCAGCGTTTATCGGGGAATTGAATGTTGTATTTGCTTACGCTTTTGGTATCATTTTGATATATTTAATTGGCCGGATGTTTTTAATGCCGCTTAAATTAGTGTTTCGTCTGATCTATAATGGGATTATTGGCGGAATTATGCTATGGATTGTCAACTTAATTGGCGGGTATTTTGATTTTAATATCGGGATTAATGCGATAACAGCGCTTATTGCCGGGTTTTTAGGAATACCAGGGGTAATTTTGCTGATTTTGTTTAAAATATTCATAGCATAA
- a CDS encoding nitroreductase family protein, translating to MEKTFFAAVKNRRSFYGIAKEAVVADERIQQVIEDAVKYTPSAFNSQSARVIVLLGEQHDKLWSITKEELQKVVPAAAFAPTEEKINSFKNGYGSILFFEDIAVVENLQNQFPIYKDNFPIWSNHSSGMLQHVVWTALELEGFGASLQHYNPLIDDAVKKAWDVPPKWKLIAQMPFGKPTAAPGPKEFQPLEDRIKIYK from the coding sequence ATGGAAAAAACTTTTTTTGCAGCGGTTAAAAACAGAAGATCTTTTTATGGAATTGCCAAAGAGGCTGTCGTTGCAGACGAACGCATTCAACAGGTGATTGAGGATGCAGTCAAGTACACGCCGTCGGCTTTTAATTCCCAGAGTGCCCGGGTTATTGTTTTATTGGGCGAACAGCATGACAAGTTATGGTCAATTACCAAGGAGGAGCTGCAAAAGGTAGTCCCGGCCGCGGCATTTGCTCCCACCGAGGAAAAAATAAATTCGTTTAAAAATGGTTATGGCTCAATCTTGTTTTTTGAAGATATAGCGGTTGTCGAAAATTTGCAAAATCAATTTCCAATTTATAAGGATAATTTTCCGATATGGTCCAATCATTCTTCCGGAATGCTCCAACACGTAGTGTGGACTGCGTTGGAACTCGAAGGGTTTGGCGCGTCGCTGCAGCACTATAATCCGCTCATTGACGATGCCGTAAAGAAAGCCTGGGATGTTCCGCCGAAATGGAAATTAATTGCTCAGATGCCTTTCGGCAAGCCAACTGCCGCACCTGGGCCGAAGGAATTTCAGCCACTGGAAGACCGAATCAAAATTTATAAATAA
- the recR gene encoding recombination mediator RecR, whose protein sequence is MQYIAPLAKLVEQLRALPGIGAKTAVRLAYHVLEMDNDRAQALANAIVEAKAKISYCEICFNLTDSNPCRICAAEARDQSVICVVEEPRDVAAMERTRDFKGRYHVLHGSLSPLEGIGPEEIKIKELLLRLNSEQVSEIIMATNPDVEGEATAMYLAKLLKPLGIKVTRIAHGLPVGGDLEYADEVTLSKALENRREM, encoded by the coding sequence ATGCAATACATAGCGCCGCTGGCGAAATTAGTTGAACAATTGCGGGCTTTACCCGGCATAGGGGCTAAAACGGCAGTGCGTCTGGCTTATCATGTGCTGGAAATGGACAATGACAGGGCTCAGGCGTTAGCTAATGCTATTGTAGAGGCAAAAGCCAAAATCAGCTATTGTGAAATCTGCTTTAACCTGACCGACAGCAATCCCTGCCGTATTTGTGCAGCCGAAGCTCGTGACCAGTCGGTGATCTGCGTGGTGGAGGAGCCCCGTGATGTTGCGGCAATGGAACGAACCCGCGATTTCAAAGGGCGATATCATGTTTTGCATGGGTCGCTGTCGCCGCTGGAAGGGATCGGCCCTGAGGAAATTAAAATTAAAGAATTGCTGCTGCGGTTAAATTCGGAACAGGTTTCTGAAATTATCATGGCCACCAATCCGGATGTGGAAGGTGAAGCGACAGCAATGTACCTGGCAAAGCTTCTCAAGCCGCTGGGGATTAAAGTAACCAGAATTGCTCATGGATTGCCGGTAGGCGGAGATTTGGAATATGCTGATGAAGTAACTTTATCCAAAGCTTTAGAAAATCGTCGTGAAATGTAA
- the dnaX gene encoding DNA polymerase III subunit gamma/tau: MAYVALYRQWRPQDFENLVGQEHIRRTLKNAIEVGKIAHAYLFSGPRGTGKTSTAKILAKALNCIQGPTPTPCNVCANCDKITAGTSMDVFEIDAASNRGIDEIRDLRETVKFAPVDGRYKVYIIDEVHMLTTEAFNALLKTLEEPPGHVVFILATTEAHKIPATIHSRCQRYDFRRIDVKTIHERLAAVAQGAGLAVADDALKLIATHAEGGMRDALSVLDQCTALDADTVTAVKVRQLLGLIGHEWVWKLTDALADRDASRALLVLDELIVMGKEVRQLLLEMALYARSLMLYKAAPSIENIAMSGDELTVLEKHSAEFTHGELVKIIQIMHEAANETKWSPEPRISAEVALLSVCRRTDSENLDALIRRIEVLEEQLAGDASAASPRPTAPAPVKPVMKELPPAESNTAAAGEPYSKPPQNISAAPRASTVNIKDVWDNMLKELLADGKRSVHACVAQGQLLSLADQQAVIQFTANFPKERTEKADYRAILESVLENICGQPIQVQCRLAGTPAKPAAKMPNRQPENRVAAEDHPVLREAVKMFGGDIVKQD, from the coding sequence ATGGCCTATGTAGCATTGTACCGACAGTGGCGGCCACAGGATTTTGAGAATCTGGTGGGACAGGAGCATATTCGGCGAACTCTCAAAAATGCAATTGAAGTTGGGAAAATTGCCCATGCCTACCTGTTTTCAGGACCCCGCGGTACAGGCAAAACAAGTACGGCCAAGATATTGGCCAAGGCGCTGAATTGCATTCAGGGACCTACGCCCACGCCCTGTAATGTCTGCGCTAATTGTGATAAAATTACGGCAGGCACTTCAATGGATGTATTTGAAATTGACGCCGCCTCAAATCGCGGTATTGATGAAATCCGCGATTTACGCGAGACGGTTAAGTTTGCCCCTGTTGATGGCCGGTACAAAGTTTATATTATTGATGAAGTACATATGCTGACAACGGAAGCATTTAATGCTCTGCTAAAGACACTGGAAGAACCGCCGGGGCATGTTGTGTTTATTCTGGCGACAACCGAAGCGCATAAAATTCCGGCAACCATTCATTCGCGCTGCCAGCGTTACGATTTTCGCCGGATTGACGTAAAAACCATTCATGAGCGCCTGGCGGCTGTTGCCCAAGGGGCTGGCCTGGCTGTTGCCGATGACGCTTTAAAACTTATTGCTACACACGCTGAAGGCGGGATGCGGGATGCTTTAAGTGTCCTGGACCAGTGTACGGCCTTGGACGCGGACACGGTAACGGCGGTTAAAGTCCGGCAGCTACTGGGCCTGATTGGCCATGAGTGGGTCTGGAAGCTGACCGATGCTTTGGCTGACCGGGATGCCAGTAGGGCTTTGCTTGTTTTGGATGAGTTAATCGTTATGGGCAAAGAAGTAAGACAACTGTTGCTGGAGATGGCTCTGTACGCCAGGAGCCTGATGCTGTATAAGGCTGCTCCTTCAATTGAAAATATTGCAATGTCTGGTGACGAACTGACTGTTCTGGAAAAACATAGTGCTGAATTTACCCACGGCGAACTGGTAAAGATCATTCAAATCATGCATGAAGCGGCAAATGAGACCAAATGGTCGCCTGAGCCGCGAATTAGTGCTGAGGTGGCATTGCTGTCCGTCTGCCGTCGTACCGACAGTGAAAACCTGGACGCACTAATCCGGCGAATCGAAGTGCTGGAGGAACAATTAGCAGGCGATGCTTCAGCTGCCAGTCCTCGCCCAACTGCGCCGGCTCCGGTTAAACCGGTAATGAAGGAGCTGCCGCCGGCAGAGAGTAACACAGCTGCCGCCGGTGAACCGTATTCCAAACCGCCGCAAAATATTTCAGCGGCTCCTCGGGCTTCGACGGTTAATATTAAAGATGTTTGGGACAATATGCTTAAGGAATTGCTGGCTGACGGCAAACGTTCAGTACATGCCTGTGTGGCCCAGGGCCAGCTCCTGAGTTTAGCTGATCAGCAAGCCGTAATTCAGTTCACCGCTAATTTTCCCAAGGAACGTACGGAAAAAGCCGACTACCGGGCTATTTTAGAAAGTGTGCTGGAAAATATCTGCGGACAACCAATTCAAGTCCAGTGCCGGTTAGCTGGGACGCCCGCCAAACCGGCAGCCAAGATGCCCAACAGGCAACCGGAGAACAGGGTGGCTGCTGAGGACCATCCGGTTTTGCGGGAAGCCGTCAAAATGTTTGGCGGCGATATTGTAAAGCAGGATTAG
- the tadA gene encoding tRNA adenosine(34) deaminase TadA — MDDHDYMGAALDEARKAYALDEVPIGAVLVMDGEIIARGHNMRELWHDATAHAEIIVIREACRKLGRWRLTGATLYVTIEPCPMCAGALVMSRVDRVVYGSADYKAGAVESIFNVVQHSALNHQLLVTAGVRADECAGIMKDFFKKRRSK; from the coding sequence ATGGACGATCACGATTATATGGGCGCAGCGCTGGACGAAGCCCGCAAAGCCTATGCGCTTGATGAAGTGCCCATTGGGGCTGTGCTGGTAATGGATGGCGAGATTATTGCCAGGGGGCACAATATGCGGGAATTATGGCATGATGCTACTGCGCATGCCGAAATTATTGTTATTCGTGAGGCTTGCCGAAAGCTGGGCCGCTGGCGGTTGACGGGAGCTACCCTGTATGTTACGATTGAGCCCTGCCCAATGTGCGCCGGAGCTCTGGTAATGAGCCGAGTGGACCGTGTGGTTTATGGCAGCGCCGATTATAAGGCGGGCGCTGTTGAATCAATATTTAATGTTGTGCAGCATTCCGCATTAAATCATCAGTTGCTGGTAACGGCCGGCGTTAGAGCGGATGAGTGCGCCGGAATAATGAAGGATTTTTTCAAAAAACGGCGTTCTAAATAA
- a CDS encoding ABC transporter substrate-binding protein — MITSVVAGCGNSESNDLKIGMVYELTGNTASYGTSAANGARLAFKELNAGGGVLGKQIQIVTADNKGEPSESANAMTKLITQDKVTAITGFTVSSCGIAASAVAEDHKIPFVAAATVNPKVTVDERSGKVKDYTFRACFIDSFQGRVAANFAQTGLKAAKVAIMIDNSSDYSKGLAQVFKAAFTERGGLVLAEEAYLQKDQDFKSVLTKIKAKKADLLYIPGYYEDVGKIVKQAREMDITIPVLGGDAWDSPKLVELGGPQALNNTFFTNFYSVEDTNPAAQAFAQAYRKEYGQTPDSMAAMGYDAAHLLIDAIKRANSTDAAKIREALAATGSFNSVSGDMRLNETHDAVRGVVIIELKDGKQVYKETIHHQ, encoded by the coding sequence ATGATCACCAGTGTAGTTGCCGGCTGCGGAAATAGCGAGAGCAATGACCTTAAAATCGGCATGGTGTACGAATTGACAGGCAACACCGCATCTTACGGCACATCCGCCGCGAATGGAGCCAGACTGGCCTTTAAAGAATTAAACGCCGGCGGGGGTGTGCTGGGCAAACAAATCCAGATTGTCACCGCCGATAATAAGGGTGAGCCTTCTGAGTCGGCCAATGCCATGACGAAGCTGATTACCCAGGATAAGGTGACGGCAATTACCGGTTTTACGGTCAGTTCCTGCGGCATTGCCGCCTCGGCGGTTGCGGAAGACCATAAAATTCCATTTGTAGCCGCAGCGACGGTTAACCCTAAAGTTACAGTTGATGAACGAAGCGGTAAAGTGAAGGACTACACTTTCCGGGCCTGTTTTATCGACTCTTTTCAGGGCAGGGTGGCCGCCAATTTTGCTCAAACTGGCCTTAAGGCTGCCAAGGTCGCCATCATGATCGACAATTCAAGTGATTACAGCAAAGGTCTGGCGCAAGTTTTTAAAGCAGCGTTTACGGAAAGAGGCGGGCTGGTTTTGGCTGAAGAGGCCTACCTGCAAAAAGACCAGGATTTCAAATCTGTGCTGACTAAGATCAAAGCTAAAAAGGCCGATTTATTATACATACCGGGTTATTATGAGGATGTGGGCAAGATTGTTAAACAAGCCAGGGAAATGGACATCACCATTCCTGTTTTGGGCGGCGATGCCTGGGATTCTCCCAAGCTGGTGGAGCTTGGCGGCCCGCAGGCCTTAAATAATACTTTCTTTACCAACTTTTATTCAGTGGAAGATACCAATCCCGCAGCACAGGCTTTTGCCCAGGCTTACCGGAAAGAATACGGACAGACTCCCGATTCCATGGCGGCCATGGGCTATGACGCCGCTCACCTGCTGATTGACGCCATTAAACGGGCCAACAGTACGGATGCAGCCAAAATCCGGGAAGCTCTGGCGGCAACCGGCAGTTTTAACAGTGTAAGCGGTGATATGAGACTGAACGAAACGCATGACGCCGTTCGAGGCGTTGTCATTATTGAGCTGAAAGACGGCAAGCAGGTATACAAGGAGACGATTCATCATCAATAG
- a CDS encoding DUF2508 family protein yields MNLNIGVNVKARMHDALHKVFSRLVESDIPETIELPALPDLVEQARQEYLNAQYYYNTVTDQDLVDHAVFLMHAAEKKYMYLLKQAREQGITYSLYAGENANKKALEIDQTLGPQ; encoded by the coding sequence TTGAATTTAAATATTGGCGTTAATGTCAAGGCCAGAATGCATGATGCGCTTCACAAGGTGTTTTCCCGGCTGGTAGAAAGTGATATTCCGGAAACTATAGAATTGCCCGCCTTGCCGGATTTAGTCGAGCAAGCCCGTCAGGAATATTTGAATGCCCAGTATTATTACAATACCGTTACCGATCAGGATTTGGTTGATCACGCCGTTTTCTTAATGCACGCTGCCGAAAAAAAATATATGTATTTACTGAAACAGGCTCGGGAGCAGGGTATTACCTATTCGCTGTACGCCGGGGAAAACGCAAACAAAAAAGCGTTGGAAATAGATCAAACTTTGGGGCCGCAGTAG
- a CDS encoding YbaB/EbfC family nucleoid-associated protein gives MFGNMGNMAGMMKKVQKLQADMAKLQEELKARTLEVSAGGGAVKVVITGEKQIKSLKIEPSAVDPEDVEMLEDLIAAAINEAVKKVDDMMAQEMGKLTGGLNLPPGMF, from the coding sequence ATGTTTGGAAATATGGGTAATATGGCCGGGATGATGAAAAAAGTCCAAAAGTTACAGGCTGATATGGCTAAATTGCAAGAAGAACTTAAAGCGCGTACGCTGGAAGTATCGGCTGGCGGTGGTGCGGTCAAGGTTGTTATTACTGGAGAAAAGCAAATCAAATCTTTGAAAATTGAGCCAAGCGCCGTTGATCCGGAAGATGTTGAGATGTTGGAGGACCTGATCGCAGCTGCGATTAATGAGGCGGTCAAGAAGGTTGACGACATGATGGCTCAGGAAATGGGCAAACTGACCGGCGGTCTGAATTTACCTCCCGGCATGTTTTAA
- a CDS encoding ATP-binding protein encodes MNYIHRAMEDTFLRLSKEFPALLLTGPRQVGKTTMLQKLASEENIGRKYVTLDDLTERQMAKSDPKMFLQIHKPPVFIDEVQYAPELFTYIKIHVDQNRRAGDFWLTGSQVFKLMEGIQESLAGRVCLLHMAPLSQAEIYGAATAPFVLDLKQLSQRIKERTPIDTPALYDRIFKGGMPALISGQYSDHRAVYSSYISTYIDRDVKELSGAIDSLKFMDFITAAAALCGQMLNYKTIADAAGIDQITAKNWLGILERLGIVFYLHPYSNNMLKRMVTKPKLYFYDCGLVAYLTKWSNSDTLMNGAMSGAILENFVVSEIVKSYQNCGWEAYIYYYRDKDTKEIDILLEDSGKLYPMEIKKTATPQKQLTRVFGVIDKATLERGTGAVLCTTDRLSAFDSQNLIVPIWGI; translated from the coding sequence ATGAATTATATACACAGAGCAATGGAAGATACCTTTCTCCGTCTCAGCAAAGAATTTCCAGCGTTGCTGCTCACCGGACCAAGGCAGGTTGGCAAGACAACCATGCTGCAAAAACTAGCTTCGGAGGAAAACATAGGGCGGAAATATGTGACTCTGGACGATTTGACGGAACGCCAAATGGCGAAGAGCGACCCGAAGATGTTCCTGCAAATTCACAAGCCGCCGGTGTTTATTGATGAGGTACAGTATGCACCGGAGCTGTTTACCTATATCAAAATACACGTTGACCAGAACCGGCGGGCCGGTGACTTTTGGTTAACTGGTTCGCAGGTATTCAAATTAATGGAGGGAATACAGGAGTCACTGGCTGGACGTGTCTGCCTGCTGCATATGGCGCCCCTGTCACAGGCGGAAATCTACGGTGCTGCCACCGCACCCTTTGTGCTGGATTTAAAGCAGTTGTCACAGCGAATAAAGGAGCGCACGCCTATTGATACGCCTGCGCTTTATGATCGTATTTTCAAAGGCGGTATGCCTGCCCTTATCAGCGGGCAGTATAGCGACCATCGGGCTGTTTATTCCAGCTACATCAGTACCTATATAGACCGGGATGTAAAAGAGCTTTCCGGCGCCATCGATTCGCTCAAGTTTATGGATTTCATCACGGCCGCAGCTGCCCTGTGCGGGCAGATGCTCAACTACAAGACCATTGCTGACGCTGCCGGCATTGACCAGATTACCGCCAAAAACTGGCTGGGGATTTTAGAGAGACTGGGGATTGTGTTTTATCTACATCCGTATTCCAACAATATGCTCAAACGCATGGTAACCAAGCCAAAGCTTTATTTCTATGACTGCGGATTGGTGGCATACCTGACCAAATGGAGTAACAGTGATACCCTGATGAACGGCGCCATGAGTGGTGCGATTCTTGAGAATTTTGTGGTATCTGAGATTGTCAAAAGCTATCAGAACTGTGGCTGGGAAGCCTATATTTATTACTATCGGGATAAGGATACTAAGGAGATTGACATTCTACTGGAGGACAGCGGCAAGCTTTACCCCATGGAAATCAAGAAAACTGCCACGCCGCAAAAGCAGCTTACTCGTGTGTTTGGCGTGATTGACAAGGCTACCTTGGAGCGTGGAACAGGCGCTGTGCTTTGTACGACTGATAGGCTGTCGGCGTTTGACAGCCAGAATTTGATTGTGCCTATTTGGGGGATATAA
- a CDS encoding DUF421 domain-containing protein: MEIINDLVKILGRIVTILPLMLLVALFMGRRAVGELPVFDFLLILSLGAVVGADIAEPDINHFYTAFAIVAIGLLQRLVSELTIRNHKFKKWTTFAPVVVIKDGRFVVTNLQKIKYSVDNVLELLRIDGVFSIEEVEVAIVEGNGRLSVYKKPAAAPAQAASSLAYPVIIEGQIYTVVLAELNLNEGWLKQQLLDRGIGQISEVFFATVDQSGLLHVSTKDELKRITACSFV, from the coding sequence ATGGAGATAATCAATGACCTGGTCAAAATTCTTGGCCGAATTGTTACTATTTTGCCGTTAATGCTGCTAGTGGCGCTGTTTATGGGGCGCAGAGCGGTCGGTGAACTGCCGGTATTTGACTTTTTACTGATTCTGAGTCTGGGGGCGGTGGTCGGCGCGGATATTGCCGAACCGGACATAAACCATTTTTACACGGCTTTTGCCATTGTGGCTATCGGCTTATTGCAGCGGCTGGTATCGGAACTGACAATACGCAATCATAAGTTCAAAAAATGGACAACGTTTGCTCCGGTTGTCGTCATTAAGGACGGCCGGTTTGTCGTGACGAATTTGCAGAAAATAAAATATTCAGTTGATAATGTACTGGAATTGCTGCGGATTGACGGGGTATTTAGCATTGAGGAAGTGGAAGTGGCGATAGTGGAAGGGAACGGGCGGCTGTCAGTTTACAAAAAACCGGCGGCGGCGCCCGCTCAGGCTGCCAGTAGTCTTGCCTACCCGGTCATTATTGAAGGACAGATCTATACTGTGGTTTTAGCAGAGCTTAATTTAAATGAAGGCTGGTTGAAGCAGCAATTGCTTGACCGGGGCATTGGGCAAATCAGCGAGGTGTTTTTTGCTACGGTTGATCAATCCGGTTTGCTGCATGTTTCCACAAAGGATGAGCTTAAGCGAATTACCGCCTGTTCCTTTGTATGA
- a CDS encoding [Fe-Fe] hydrogenase large subunit C-terminal domain-containing protein, whose protein sequence is MLCDSEQTGGSQAVAGSKGRRGMLASPSECLDCRSCLRDCPLPKAIAAGAAGKTAPAPGCIDCGVCLRNCPQQAIDYRDDLELFLADLARGTPVSLLVAPAVRRHFSDYRQVFGFLHSLGVKKFYNVLLRADITIWAYVRILGGAYGKPFISSPCAAVTNYILNYAPALRPHLMPVYSPLVCSAVFLQKYRQLEDELAFLSPCIAKRAEIRQSGGKVRYSVTIGKLKQYLTERAIDLSRYEAVDFADGSEGQGVTLGTGQSVCSSLKKHLPDRRFRKISGNELVYRYLTEYEAALRAGGSLPDLLEVYNCAAGCDSGTGTGGLSPGPPPARLENNGWQQEVAAAFHYFNNTLDLADFVWPEIAKDRRGM, encoded by the coding sequence ATGCTATGTGATAGTGAACAGACTGGCGGGAGCCAGGCAGTAGCAGGAAGTAAGGGGCGCCGGGGAATGCTGGCTTCGCCGTCCGAATGCCTGGATTGCCGGTCCTGTCTGCGGGATTGCCCTTTGCCTAAAGCAATAGCTGCAGGCGCGGCAGGAAAAACCGCTCCGGCGCCAGGGTGCATTGATTGCGGCGTTTGCCTGCGAAATTGCCCGCAGCAGGCCATTGACTACCGGGATGATCTTGAATTGTTTCTGGCCGATTTAGCCAGGGGGACGCCCGTATCCTTATTGGTGGCCCCGGCAGTGCGGCGTCACTTCAGTGATTACCGCCAGGTGTTTGGTTTTTTGCACTCGCTGGGGGTGAAAAAGTTTTATAATGTATTGTTGCGCGCCGATATTACCATCTGGGCCTATGTCCGGATTTTGGGCGGCGCGTACGGCAAGCCTTTTATCTCCTCGCCTTGTGCGGCGGTAACGAATTATATTCTGAACTATGCGCCTGCTTTGCGGCCTCATTTGATGCCGGTGTATAGTCCACTGGTGTGCAGTGCGGTTTTTTTGCAAAAATACCGACAGCTTGAGGATGAACTGGCCTTTTTATCGCCTTGTATTGCCAAACGGGCCGAAATAAGGCAAAGCGGCGGCAAGGTCCGGTATAGCGTCACAATCGGCAAGCTGAAGCAATATTTGACCGAGCGGGCAATCGATTTGAGCCGCTACGAAGCTGTGGATTTTGCTGACGGCAGTGAAGGGCAGGGGGTGACGCTGGGAACAGGACAGAGCGTGTGTTCAAGTCTGAAAAAACACCTTCCGGACAGAAGGTTTAGGAAAATAAGCGGCAATGAGCTGGTGTACCGCTATTTGACGGAATATGAGGCTGCCCTTAGGGCCGGCGGGTCACTGCCCGATTTGCTGGAAGTGTATAATTGTGCTGCCGGCTGCGACAGCGGAACAGGTACCGGCGGACTTTCACCCGGGCCGCCGCCTGCAAGGCTTGAGAATAACGGCTGGCAGCAGGAGGTTGCAGCTGCTTTTCATTATTTTAACAATACCTTGGATTTAGCGGACTTTGTTTGGCCGGAAATCGCAAAAGACAGGAGGGGGATGTAG
- a CDS encoding AraC family transcriptional regulator, with amino-acid sequence MGQVHYYRAAELPFFELKRCNTGDLAYKLHSHEEYSLGIVEQGKSIFWYAGRRAEIQSNSLVYLPPDFVHSCNPAEGENWQYTMLFAEAKWVEGFLAGRKNVLRNQPVVQTPGDGRVRQAMNTVFHVFRQADICPLEKEGCVMAVWEALFPCTKSEGDDCCRRALPGVALIKEYLDSCFMKKITLAELEQVSGLNKFNIIRLFNKSFNLPPHTYQLLLRVNYAKKELRKNRRLTEVALEAGFYDQSHFCKVFKTHTGITPDKYQKCI; translated from the coding sequence ATGGGCCAAGTTCATTATTATCGGGCGGCTGAGCTGCCTTTTTTTGAGCTGAAACGCTGTAATACCGGTGATTTGGCTTATAAATTGCATTCTCATGAGGAATATTCATTAGGGATCGTTGAACAGGGCAAAAGCATTTTTTGGTATGCTGGCCGAAGGGCTGAAATTCAGTCCAATTCACTTGTGTATCTGCCGCCGGATTTCGTACACTCCTGTAATCCGGCTGAAGGAGAAAACTGGCAATATACGATGCTTTTTGCTGAGGCCAAATGGGTTGAGGGATTTCTTGCCGGCAGGAAGAACGTTCTGAGGAATCAGCCGGTTGTCCAAACTCCTGGTGACGGGAGAGTGCGGCAAGCGATGAATACTGTTTTTCATGTTTTCCGACAGGCCGATATCTGCCCATTGGAAAAGGAAGGCTGTGTAATGGCAGTCTGGGAAGCACTTTTCCCTTGCACGAAAAGTGAAGGGGACGACTGCTGCCGGCGGGCTTTGCCAGGCGTGGCGCTGATCAAAGAGTATTTGGACAGCTGTTTTATGAAAAAAATTACCCTGGCGGAATTAGAGCAGGTATCCGGGTTAAACAAATTTAATATCATTCGCCTGTTTAACAAGTCGTTTAACCTGCCGCCGCATACTTATCAGCTGCTGCTGCGAGTGAATTACGCCAAAAAAGAGCTGCGTAAAAACCGGCGGCTAACAGAGGTTGCGCTTGAAGCCGGTTTTTACGATCAAAGCCATTTTTGCAAAGTGTTTAAAACCCATACCGGCATAACGCCTGACAAATATCAAAAATGTATTTAA
- a CDS encoding DUF2000 domain-containing protein encodes MKIVMVVNKELPVGLIANTTAVLGISLGKMVQDIVGCDVHDAAGNTHLGITTKTIPILGGDREQLKRIRDCCFAPGYADITTIGFSEVAQKCLDYDSYSSYLSLLGAADIYYLGICLYGPVKKINKLTGSLGLLR; translated from the coding sequence ATGAAAATTGTCATGGTAGTAAATAAAGAATTGCCGGTAGGCCTGATTGCCAATACCACCGCCGTTTTAGGAATAAGCCTTGGCAAAATGGTTCAGGATATCGTAGGCTGTGATGTTCATGACGCCGCAGGGAATACCCATTTAGGCATTACAACGAAAACTATTCCTATTTTAGGCGGCGACAGAGAGCAGTTGAAGCGAATCCGGGACTGCTGCTTTGCGCCCGGCTATGCAGATATAACCACGATCGGCTTTAGTGAAGTCGCCCAAAAGTGCCTGGATTACGATAGCTATAGCAGCTATTTGTCGCTGCTTGGGGCTGCGGATATCTATTATTTGGGGATCTGTCTGTATGGGCCGGTAAAAAAGATCAATAAGCTGACAGGAAGTTTAGGCTTGTTGCGGTAA